From the Planifilum fimeticola genome, the window TCCTCGGAGGAGTTGTTATCATTGTCCGATCTCCCGGCGCTCGGCCCCATCCATCGGACGGAGCCCCCGGATACCGTTTCCGGACGGATCCGTTCGATGGCTGCTTGGGCCCTCTGCATCGCCTTCTTTTATCTTATTCCCCTGGAATGGGCATCCCTTGAGTGGGAATGGACGGAAAAGGGGTTGTGGCGAATCACGGAGGACGGCGAGGAAAGTGTCCTCTTGGCGGGCTTCACTCTACTCTGGGCGCTGTTCAATCTGGCGGCGGCCCTCGCGTTTCTGATCACCGGTGTCTGGACCCATTTTGCCCATGAGAGAAAGGGATGGATCCGTTCCCTCCCTCTCCGGGACGTCGTCTACTATTTCGCCTGGGTTGAGTGTCTGATCACCGCCGTCGCCCTGTTGGCGGAGTTTGTTCCGGAGGATGTCCGGGGATTTGTTCATCAGCACCTGCTTCCGGTCGCCCCCCACGCCATCATGATCCTCGCCTTTCTGTTCCTTTTTCGCGGCGGTTTCGACCGTTACGGATTCCGCGGAGCCTCCCCGGGCGGATGGGTTTCGATGATTGCGACGGTGGGGGGATTGTACGTCCTCGTCTACCTTTTTCTCGATCCCTTGGTGACTGAGCCCGTCGCAAGATATTTTTCCCTGGAACTCGTATCCTGGCGGGAGGAGAGCATTTCACGGG encodes:
- a CDS encoding CPBP family intramembrane glutamic endopeptidase, translated to MSDLPALGPIHRTEPPDTVSGRIRSMAAWALCIAFFYLIPLEWASLEWEWTEKGLWRITEDGEESVLLAGFTLLWALFNLAAALAFLITGVWTHFAHERKGWIRSLPLRDVVYYFAWVECLITAVALLAEFVPEDVRGFVHQHLLPVAPHAIMILAFLFLFRGGFDRYGFRGASPGGWVSMIATVGGLYVLVYLFLDPLVTEPVARYFSLELVSWREESISREIGEAGQSGWLALLSQGLLVGMIGPVGEEVMFRGVLQQSLAERIGQPASILLTSLLFTLFHVDVVMFAPLLVLGLILGILRAVFRNLWAPILFHVVNNSVSVILDLLS